In Bos mutus isolate GX-2022 chromosome 10, NWIPB_WYAK_1.1, whole genome shotgun sequence, a single window of DNA contains:
- the CIAO2A gene encoding cytosolic iron-sulfur assembly component 2A, which produces MERVSGLLSWTLSRFLWLSGLSERGAARQPRIMEEKALEVYDLIRTIRDPEKPSTLEELEVVTESCVEVQEINEDDYLVIIRFTPTVPHCSLATLIGLCLRVKLQRCLPFKHKLEIYISEGTHSTEEDINKQINDKERVAAAMENPNLREIVEQCVLEPD; this is translated from the exons ATGGAGCGAGTGTCCGGACTGCTCTCTTGGACGCTGAGCAGATTCCTGTGGCTCTCGGGCCTCTCTGAGCGGGGAGCTGCCCGGCAGCCCCGGATCATGGAAGAGAAAGCGCTAGAAGTTTATG ATTTGATTCGAACCATCCGGGACCCAGAGAAGCCCAGTACTTTAGAAGAACTGGAAGTGGTAACGGAAAGTTGTGTGGAGGTTCAGGAGATAAATGAAGACGACTATTTGGTTATTATAAGGTTCACGCCAACAGTACCTCATTGCTCTTTGGCGACTCTTATTG GGCTGTGCTTAAGAGTAAAACTTCAGCGGTGTTTACCGTTTAAACATAAG ttGGAAATCTACATTTCTGAAGGAACCCACTCAACAGAGGAAGATA TCAACAAGCAGATAAATGACAAAGAGCGAGTGGCGGCTGCCATGGAGAACCCCAACTTACGGGAAATCGTGGAACAGTGTGTCCTGGAACCTGACTGA